The genome window TCTATGGCGGTGGAGGTGGATGTGTCGCTCTTCTATCGGGCGCCAGCAGAGAGCTGGACGATGCCCTACTCCAATCGTCTTCGTGTGGATATGCCGCCCACGCGGCGCGGAGTTACGGAAGAGTTGCGGTATAAAGCCCTACTTTATGGCCTCGTGGATAGCATCTCCGCTGCAATCGGCAGCCCAACCCACTTGCTTGCCTCTTTGCCCATAACGCTGCCTCAAACCGTGGCGTTGAACGATGCGCACTCCGCCTCTGGACAGAAAGCGATCGATTTGGCCTCTACACCAAGTAGTAGCCCTCCCATACAGCCCACTCCACCGAACTACGTGGCGCAAGCACAGGATGCCCTGCGCGATGGCAATGTGGCCGATGCCATTATGCTGCTACGTCAAGCCATAGATGCAAATCCCTTCGATCCAAAACCCAGAGCTTTGCTTATCCAGACCTACCTTCAGCGTCACCTGGTTGCGTTGGCCGATACGGAGGCTCAAGATAGCCTTCTGCTCTGCCCAAATAGTGTAGAGCTAACACAGCTTGAGGCACAGGTGCTACAGGCTAAAGGCGATACAAAGGGTGCTTTGCAGCTGTTCACCCAGCTTGTGGCCCATAACCCTCAGGATGTGGCGGCTCGTATCGCTTTGGGCGATGCTCTGCTGGCGAACGGACAGTATGCCGATGCCCAAAATGCCTATGAAATGGCCGCCTCTATCAATCCAAAAAGCGCGCTTCCCGCTCTGCGCCTCGCTGCCCTATTTGTAAAGGAGGCGAATTCCGACCCAAGTTTCTACGCAAAAGGCCTTTCTGAACTTGAAACGGCGCGTCAACTTCTCCCATCCACCGATACCACAAGCTACCTTAACTGCTACGCAATGCTGATGCCAGTTCTTAGCGAACGCATTCACGATGATGCCGATGCGCTCCAA of Chthonomonas calidirosea T49 contains these proteins:
- a CDS encoding tetratricopeptide repeat protein, which encodes MQPLIRFCIFGWMVLLGGQQVGRYTAAETPPASPNLPKLLILVRKDPKTPNSDLPQRLAGLLKQSLNSSSLYTPLLYSPYDPTIKNALLNHLLTPKDLSTLDSPASQQRLAEAYNARYLLSIQPHILSMAVEVDVSLFYRAPAESWTMPYSNRLRVDMPPTRRGVTEELRYKALLYGLVDSISAAIGSPTHLLASLPITLPQTVALNDAHSASGQKAIDLASTPSSSPPIQPTPPNYVAQAQDALRDGNVADAIMLLRQAIDANPFDPKPRALLIQTYLQRHLVALADTEAQDSLLLCPNSVELTQLEAQVLQAKGDTKGALQLFTQLVAHNPQDVAARIALGDALLANGQYADAQNAYEMAASINPKSALPALRLAALFVKEANSDPSFYAKGLSELETARQLLPSTDTTSYLNCYAMLMPVLSERIHDDADALQQIYESCVQGGLSVTEALRNLADLQNRLVALSDFLTKLPPAVGAEKAQAAYGQSAALLLQGIGYFHDVLSDPARTPREAADTLALARANTLHALQEADTLLKNLLNPPPARPPQNTDDAALSE